In Janthinobacterium rivuli, a single genomic region encodes these proteins:
- the ctaD gene encoding cytochrome c oxidase subunit I, translated as MSTSTLDHAGHDHDHAHDHPTGYRRWLFATNHKDIGTLYLWFSFIMLLSGGVLALMIRTELFHPGLQFFHPEFFNQLTTMHGLVMVFGAIMPAFVGYANWMIPLQVGASDMAFARMNNFSFWLLPPAAILLATSFLVPGGATAAGWTLYAPLSTQMGPGMDMAIFAMHLMGASSIMGSINIIVTILNMRAPGMTLMKMPMFCWTWLITAYLLIAVMPVLAGAITMTLTDRHFGTSFFNAAGGGDPVMYQHIFWFFGHPEVYIMILPAFGIVSQILPAFARKPLFGYASMVYATASIAILSFIVWAHHMFTTGMPVTSQLFFMYATMLIAVPTGVKVFNWIATMWKGSMTFETPMLFSVGFIFVFTMGGFTGLILAVTPIDIQLQDTYYVVAHFHYVLVAGSLFALFAGFYYWSPKWTGHMYNETRGKIHFWLSLITFNVTFFPMHFLGLAGMPRRYADYPAQFTDFNMIASIGGFGFGLMQVYFLFFVVLPTIRGGKAAPAKPWEGAEGLEWTVPSPAPFHTFETPPTVK; from the coding sequence CTGGCTGTTTGCCACCAACCACAAGGATATCGGTACCTTGTACCTGTGGTTCTCGTTCATCATGCTGCTGTCGGGCGGCGTGCTGGCCCTGATGATCCGTACGGAACTGTTTCACCCAGGCTTGCAATTCTTTCACCCGGAATTTTTCAATCAACTGACCACCATGCACGGCCTGGTGATGGTGTTTGGCGCCATCATGCCGGCCTTCGTCGGCTACGCCAACTGGATGATCCCGCTGCAAGTGGGCGCGTCCGACATGGCCTTTGCCCGCATGAACAACTTCTCGTTCTGGCTGCTGCCACCGGCCGCGATCTTGCTGGCCACGTCCTTCCTCGTGCCGGGCGGCGCCACGGCTGCCGGCTGGACCCTGTATGCGCCGCTGTCGACGCAGATGGGCCCTGGCATGGACATGGCGATTTTTGCCATGCACCTGATGGGCGCCTCGTCCATCATGGGCTCGATCAACATCATCGTTACCATCCTGAACATGCGCGCACCGGGCATGACCCTGATGAAAATGCCGATGTTCTGCTGGACCTGGCTCATTACCGCGTATCTGCTGATCGCCGTCATGCCCGTGCTGGCCGGCGCCATCACCATGACCCTGACGGACCGCCATTTCGGCACCTCCTTCTTTAACGCGGCAGGCGGCGGCGACCCCGTCATGTACCAGCACATCTTCTGGTTCTTCGGCCATCCCGAGGTCTACATCATGATTCTGCCGGCCTTCGGCATCGTCTCGCAGATCCTGCCCGCGTTTGCCCGCAAACCGCTGTTCGGCTATGCGTCGATGGTCTACGCGACCGCTTCCATCGCGATTCTGTCCTTCATCGTCTGGGCGCACCACATGTTTACCACCGGCATGCCGGTGACCAGCCAGCTGTTCTTCATGTACGCGACCATGCTGATCGCCGTGCCGACGGGCGTGAAAGTGTTCAACTGGATCGCCACGATGTGGAAGGGCTCGATGACGTTCGAGACGCCGATGCTGTTCTCGGTCGGCTTCATTTTTGTCTTTACCATGGGCGGTTTCACGGGCCTGATCCTGGCTGTGACGCCGATCGACATCCAGTTGCAGGATACCTATTATGTGGTGGCGCATTTCCACTACGTGCTGGTGGCCGGTTCGCTGTTCGCCCTGTTCGCCGGCTTTTACTACTGGTCGCCGAAATGGACGGGCCACATGTACAACGAGACGCGCGGCAAGATTCACTTCTGGCTGTCGCTGATCACGTTCAACGTGACCTTCTTCCCGATGCACTTCCTGGGCCTGGCCGGCATGCCGCGCCGCTACGCCGACTATCCGGCGCAGTTCACGGATTTTAATATGATCGCTTCGATCGGCGGCTTCGGCTTTGGCCTGATGCAGGTGTACTTCCTGTTCTTCGTGGTCTTGCCGACCATCCGCGGCGGCAAGGCTGCGCCAGCGAAACCATGGGAAGGTGCGGAAGGCCTGGAATGGACCGTGCCGAGCCCGGCGCCTTTCCACACGTTTGAAACGCCGCCGACAGTGAAATAA
- a CDS encoding cytochrome oxidase small assembly protein: protein MTEVKTERKKPNNLRTGLILGALAAFFFLSVFVKRMWL from the coding sequence ATGACCGAAGTGAAAACTGAGCGTAAAAAACCGAACAACCTGCGTACCGGGCTGATACTGGGGGCCCTGGCGGCCTTCTTCTTCCTGTCCGTGTTCGTCAAGCGCATGTGGCTCTGA
- a CDS encoding cytochrome c oxidase assembly protein, giving the protein MLGKLLVIAVLMFGFGYALIPVYKQICEVMGINVLTQKDGTVAYDNNTQVDTTRSITVEFDGNAQGPWRFRPTVSSMQVHPGELVTVMYEVVNTQNRVVNAQAIPSYAPQSATPHFKKVECFCFKQQTLKPKEARQMPVVFFLDPALPKEVKTITLSYTFFEIAGLSQAQTPAVQ; this is encoded by the coding sequence ATGCTGGGCAAGCTGCTCGTCATTGCCGTGCTGATGTTCGGCTTTGGCTATGCCCTGATTCCCGTCTACAAGCAGATTTGCGAAGTGATGGGCATCAACGTGCTGACGCAAAAAGATGGCACGGTGGCCTACGACAACAATACCCAGGTCGACACGACGCGCAGCATCACCGTCGAGTTCGACGGCAATGCGCAGGGGCCATGGCGCTTCCGCCCGACCGTGTCGAGCATGCAGGTGCATCCGGGCGAACTGGTGACCGTCATGTATGAAGTGGTCAACACGCAAAACCGCGTCGTCAACGCGCAAGCCATTCCCAGCTATGCGCCGCAGAGCGCCACGCCGCATTTCAAGAAGGTCGAGTGCTTCTGCTTCAAGCAGCAGACCTTGAAACCGAAGGAAGCGCGGCAGATGCCGGTGGTGTTCTTCCTCGATCCGGCCCTGCCGAAAGAGGTGAAAACCATCACCCTGTCGTACACGTTTTTCGAGATTGCCGGTCTGAGCCAGGCTCAGACGCCGGCCGTCCAATAG
- a CDS encoding DUF2970 domain-containing protein — protein sequence MGESKQPEKASFLYSLRAVVWSFTGLRRKSDFDTDSAKLNPVHIVIAGFLVVACLIGILISIVKFVVL from the coding sequence ATGGGCGAATCCAAGCAGCCTGAAAAAGCGTCGTTCCTGTATTCGCTGCGCGCCGTCGTGTGGTCATTCACGGGCTTGCGCCGCAAGAGCGATTTCGACACGGATTCGGCCAAGCTCAACCCCGTGCACATCGTCATCGCCGGCTTCTTGGTGGTGGCTTGCCTGATCGGTATCCTGATTTCAATTGTTAAATTCGTCGTTTTATAA
- a CDS encoding cytochrome c oxidase subunit 3, with translation MSSNHAAVPYYFVPGPSRWPMLGGASLLLTMIGASAWVNDVSWGPYLNYIGLAGILLVLYFWFGDAISESEQGLYSERIDHSFRWSMSWFIFSEVMFFAAFFGALFYARSISMPWLADLDHKVIWPDFAAHWGNTGPAGTVQEFTTMTPFWIPTINTALLLLSGVTLTISHHALRAGHRGMTALFLFATILLGAIFMGFQVYEYMHAYSELNLKLTSGIYGATFFMLTGFHGFHVTLGAIMLSVILYRVLKGHFTPEHHFGFEGAAWYWHFVDVVWLGLYVVVYWL, from the coding sequence ATGAGTTCCAACCACGCCGCCGTACCTTATTATTTTGTGCCCGGCCCGTCGCGCTGGCCCATGCTGGGCGGCGCCAGCCTGCTGCTGACCATGATCGGCGCTTCGGCCTGGGTTAACGACGTCTCCTGGGGCCCGTACCTGAACTACATCGGCCTGGCCGGCATCCTGCTGGTGCTGTATTTCTGGTTCGGCGACGCCATCAGCGAATCGGAGCAGGGCCTGTACAGCGAGCGCATCGACCACTCCTTCCGCTGGAGCATGAGCTGGTTCATCTTTTCGGAAGTCATGTTCTTCGCCGCCTTCTTCGGCGCCCTGTTCTATGCGCGCAGCATCTCGATGCCATGGCTGGCCGACCTCGACCACAAGGTGATCTGGCCCGATTTCGCCGCCCACTGGGGCAATACGGGCCCGGCCGGCACGGTGCAGGAATTCACCACCATGACGCCGTTCTGGATTCCGACCATCAATACGGCCTTGCTGCTGCTGTCGGGCGTCACGTTGACCATCTCGCACCACGCGTTGCGCGCCGGCCACCGCGGCATGACGGCCCTGTTCCTGTTCGCCACGATCTTGCTGGGCGCCATCTTCATGGGCTTCCAGGTGTATGAATACATGCACGCCTACAGCGAACTGAACTTGAAATTGACGTCGGGTATTTACGGCGCCACCTTCTTCATGCTGACGGGCTTCCACGGCTTCCACGTGACCCTGGGCGCCATCATGCTGTCCGTCATCCTGTACCGCGTGCTGAAAGGCCACTTTACGCCCGAGCACCACTTCGGCTTCGAAGGCGCCGCCTGGTACTGGCACTTTGTCGACGTCGTCTGGCTGGGCCTGTACGTGGTCGTGTATTGGTTATAA
- a CDS encoding twin transmembrane helix small protein, protein MKILVAIAFILILGSLGSALFFLMRDKGKSNRTVQALALRVGLSITLFLLILLAHKLGYIQPTGIH, encoded by the coding sequence ATGAAAATCCTCGTTGCCATTGCCTTCATCCTGATCCTGGGCAGCCTGGGCTCGGCCCTGTTCTTCCTCATGCGCGACAAGGGCAAGAGCAACCGCACCGTGCAGGCGCTGGCCCTGCGCGTGGGCTTGTCGATCACCCTGTTTCTGCTGATCCTGCTGGCGCACAAGCTCGGCTACATACAGCCGACGGGAATTCATTAA
- a CDS encoding SURF1 family protein, which produces MRIRFHFRWIPFVVMLLLVALGVSLAQWQQRRGDEKVARAARLEAGNLAAPLALAAAPMLPSDAQAIEYRRVTVTGHFVPAWTVYLDNRPYKGQAGFHVLTPFQIDGSAMHVLVAQGWLPRNNAERTRIPDYPTPAGTVTISGIARLNAGHVMELGTAPALAPHAIVQNADITQLAQASGLALQPFILEQTVDSTATAPASSQLPVRDWPAPDLGADKHRGYAFQWYALALMAFLFFVFTGFRRANKQP; this is translated from the coding sequence ATGCGTATCCGCTTCCATTTTAGATGGATTCCATTTGTTGTAATGCTGCTACTGGTGGCCCTGGGCGTGTCCCTGGCGCAATGGCAGCAGCGCCGTGGTGATGAAAAAGTCGCCCGCGCCGCCCGGCTGGAAGCGGGCAACCTGGCCGCTCCGCTGGCATTGGCGGCCGCGCCCATGCTGCCGAGCGATGCGCAAGCGATTGAATATCGCCGGGTCACCGTCACCGGCCACTTCGTGCCCGCCTGGACGGTGTACCTGGACAACCGCCCTTACAAGGGCCAGGCCGGCTTTCACGTGCTCACGCCATTCCAGATCGACGGTTCAGCCATGCACGTTCTCGTGGCGCAGGGCTGGCTGCCGCGCAACAATGCCGAGCGTACGCGCATTCCCGATTACCCGACACCTGCCGGCACGGTGACGATTTCCGGCATCGCGCGCCTGAACGCGGGCCATGTGATGGAACTGGGCACGGCGCCGGCCCTGGCGCCGCACGCCATCGTGCAAAATGCCGACATTACCCAGCTGGCACAGGCCAGCGGCCTGGCCTTGCAACCGTTCATTCTCGAACAAACAGTTGATTCGACAGCAACGGCGCCAGCGTCCAGCCAGCTTCCCGTGCGCGACTGGCCGGCGCCGGACCTGGGCGCCGACAAGCACCGCGGCTATGCATTCCAGTGGTACGCACTGGCACTGATGGCTTTTCTATTTTTTGTCTTTACAGGATTTCGACGTGCAAACAAACAACCCTGA
- a CDS encoding SCO family protein produces the protein MQTNNPDATQDSSNKQAQNTGRWKLLAVVAVCAFPIIASYFTYYIIKPTGRNNYGALIDPRLHPIPEAQLQVTELDGKASPLAQFKGKWVLLQTGPSDCQEACKKQLFDMQQLRLMQGKERERLERVWLVTDAQPLDTLVMREFDGTSMLRVNSDALKAWLPVEPGGKTSDHFYLIDPLGNLMMRFPKDADPNKIKKDIAKLLKASAIG, from the coding sequence GTGCAAACAAACAACCCTGACGCAACGCAAGACAGCAGCAATAAACAGGCACAGAATACGGGACGCTGGAAGCTGCTGGCCGTCGTGGCCGTGTGCGCGTTTCCCATCATCGCCTCGTATTTCACGTATTACATCATCAAGCCCACTGGCCGCAACAACTATGGCGCCTTGATCGACCCGCGTTTGCATCCGATACCGGAAGCGCAGCTGCAGGTGACGGAACTCGACGGCAAGGCGTCGCCGCTGGCGCAATTCAAGGGCAAGTGGGTGCTGCTGCAGACAGGGCCATCCGATTGCCAGGAAGCATGCAAGAAGCAATTGTTTGACATGCAACAACTGCGCCTCATGCAGGGCAAGGAACGCGAGCGCCTGGAAAGAGTCTGGCTGGTGACGGATGCCCAGCCGCTCGACACCCTCGTGATGCGCGAGTTCGACGGCACCAGCATGCTGCGCGTCAATAGCGACGCCTTGAAAGCGTGGCTGCCCGTGGAGCCGGGCGGCAAGACCAGCGACCATTTCTACCTGATCGATCCGCTGGGCAATCTGATGATGCGCTTCCCGAAAGACGCGGACCCGAACAAGATCAAGAAAGACATCGCCAAGCTGCTCAAAGCTTCGGCGATCGGTTGA
- a CDS encoding COX15/CtaA family protein yields MHLSALAQLGLTGLLVALLPLTMVWVSADANKYRKLVWIAVFLTVDLIMFGGFTRLSDSGLGCPDWPGCYGSANPFLAHEHIVAAETLMPTGPVTVVKAWIEMTHRYLAMAIGVLIVAMMVQAWRQWRKSKREEFAPALPTALFLFVCLQGAFGAWTVTLKLQPVIVTIHLLLGMGLLAMLTWLGGRQDHAVKPLLRADAEESVLRPVRALAIMSLVLLTVQIALGGWVSTNYATLACTDFPLCGGKVIPEMDFEHGFHLWRELGKTAAGHYLPFSALTAIHWVHRNFAFIVVAGIGYTVFRAWKLPSLRGTARWVALVLALQAATGLATIYLSWPLSIAVMHNGGAALLVLLLTMLNYKAKFQLDVARNVKRACASAPVPSAQASSSRTA; encoded by the coding sequence ATGCATCTCTCCGCGCTGGCCCAGCTGGGCTTGACGGGTCTGCTGGTGGCGCTGCTGCCGCTGACCATGGTCTGGGTGTCCGCGGACGCCAATAAATACCGCAAGCTCGTGTGGATCGCCGTCTTCCTGACGGTCGACCTGATCATGTTTGGCGGTTTTACGCGCCTGTCCGATTCCGGCCTCGGCTGTCCTGACTGGCCAGGTTGTTATGGTTCTGCCAATCCTTTCCTTGCACACGAGCACATCGTCGCGGCCGAAACCCTGATGCCGACGGGCCCCGTGACGGTGGTGAAAGCATGGATCGAAATGACGCACCGCTACCTGGCCATGGCCATCGGCGTCTTGATCGTGGCGATGATGGTGCAGGCGTGGCGCCAGTGGAGGAAAAGCAAACGCGAAGAATTCGCCCCGGCGCTGCCGACGGCATTGTTCCTGTTCGTCTGCCTGCAGGGCGCGTTCGGCGCCTGGACCGTGACATTAAAACTGCAGCCGGTGATCGTCACCATCCACTTGTTGCTGGGCATGGGCTTGCTGGCCATGCTGACGTGGCTGGGTGGGCGCCAGGACCATGCCGTCAAACCCCTGCTGCGCGCCGATGCGGAAGAGTCCGTGCTGCGCCCCGTGCGCGCGCTGGCCATCATGTCGCTCGTGCTGTTGACGGTGCAGATCGCGCTGGGTGGCTGGGTGAGTACCAACTACGCCACCCTGGCTTGCACGGATTTCCCCCTGTGCGGCGGCAAGGTGATTCCGGAGATGGATTTCGAGCATGGTTTCCATCTGTGGCGCGAGCTGGGCAAGACGGCCGCCGGCCATTACTTGCCGTTTTCCGCGCTGACGGCCATCCACTGGGTGCACCGCAATTTCGCCTTCATCGTGGTGGCCGGCATCGGCTATACCGTGTTTCGCGCATGGAAGCTGCCGTCCTTGCGCGGCACGGCACGCTGGGTGGCGCTGGTGCTGGCCCTGCAGGCGGCCACGGGCCTGGCGACGATTTACCTGAGCTGGCCCTTGTCGATTGCCGTCATGCATAACGGCGGGGCGGCGCTGCTCGTGTTATTGCTGACCATGTTAAACTACAAGGCTAAATTCCAACTCGATGTAGCGCGCAATGTTAAGCGCGCTTGCGCCTCCGCGCCAGTGCCCTCGGCACAAGCCAGTTCTTCCCGTACCGCATAA